One Deltaproteobacteria bacterium genomic window, ATTCGTGGCCTGGAAGTAAAGTCCCTTCTCGTCGTCGCTAAATATAGCCGTATCTATATCCACGTCAGGATAATCTACTCCGGAATCGTATCTCATAGAAAGGGAAAAGGACTCTCCAGGAAACAGAACATCGCTATTGAATTCAATATCGGTAAAAGCTATGTTCTCATTCCCCGTGCAGATAGCCTCGATGCCGGTTTCTCCGTCATCAGAAAACAGGCGCTTGTATTCCCTTATTCCATCAGGTACGTTGTCAAAAAGCTTCACCTTTCCACCGTTTAAGAGAATGAGTCGCTCGGCGAACGTGGAGATAACGTGCATATTGTGGGAAACAATGAGGGTCGTCATTCCGTTCTTTTTCATTTCTCCGATCTTGTCGAAACATTTTTTCTGGAAGCCCTCATCCCCCACAGCCAGTACTTCATCGATGAGGAGTATGTCCGGCTCGCAGTAAGCTGCAACAGCGAATCCCAGACGAACAAACATCCCGCTGGAATAGTGTTTGACCGGAACATCGATGAAATCGTGAATACCGGCAAAGTCGACTATGGCGTCGAGCTTTTCATCCACTTCCCTCTTCGCCATCCCAAGAATGGCTGCGTTGACGTAGACGTTCTCTCTTCCTGAAAGGAGAGGGTGAAATCCAGCACCGACAGCGATAAGCGCTCCCATCTTGCCTCTGACAGATATTTTCCCCCTGTCGGGCCAGAAAATTCCATTGAGCATTTTCAAAAGAGTCGTCTTGCCGGAACCGTTCGGGCCGATGATTCCCAGAGTCTCTCCCCTTCGCATCTCAAAAGAAACATCGTCGACAGCCCAGAACTCTCCTTTTCGCAGGCGCGCCGAGTGGGAAGAGAGGCCGACCGTGTTTCTTGCGATATCCCATATCCCGTAGAGCATAGACCTCTTTATGGATTTGCAATATTTCTTCGAAACATTCTCTACTTTTAGTGCGAAACCATCTTTCATTTTATACTCTTTCCGTAACCCTCGTTTCCGTCAGGTGAAAAACGATGATGCAGAAACAGGAAACGGCAAGAGACAGGAAAACAGCGAGGATATAACCGCTCTTTTCCCGAACAGTACCCGAGAGCATCAAATCCCGGGGAACTGACACCAGGTAATAGAGGGGATTATATGTTGAGATCAACGCGAGCAGGCCAGACGCAGGCTTCGGGTAAAGAACGGGCGTTATGAACATGAGAAAGGTCATAACGATGGATAGTGCATTTCCCACATCCCGGACAACCGCGTTCAGCAGTGAAAAAATGAAGCCGAGTCCCACGGAGAGGACTATCAGAGGGAGCAGGAGGAGAGGGAGAAAGACCACGTTCAAGCTGGGAGCAAATCGATAGTAAACGCAGAGAGCGAGAACGAGGGAAAACTGTATGATAAATGCGACGATAGACCGTCCCTGTGATGCCAGAACGAGAGACTTCTTGGAGAAGTTTATCATGACGATCATCGATCCGGCCTTAACGAGGGCATCACCCCCCGAAACGAGGCCCGCCGAAAAAAGCTGCCACAGGGCAACGCCGAGGAGGCCGTAGATCGCATAGGGAGCATCAATGGGACCGATGGCGAAAACCCCTGAACGGTTGAGCAGAACGAAGGTCCCGACGCTGACCAGTGGGATGATAAAGCTCCAGAAGACGCCGATGAAAGACTGCTTGTAGAGCGATATGAAATCTCTCTTGAAGAGTTGGTAGGTGAGCCACCTGTTGGCCGAAATATCCTCGACGATCTCTGAAAAAACGGACAGGTAGCCCTTTTTCAGAGAGTTGTCTGGCTCATACGTGAACATTTTCACCTTTTCTCGTCCCATAGTATCACGATGGTCTTATTTGAAGTCCCTTTTCGAAAAAATGAAGTTCGAAATGAAAATGAGTAGCACGAGATAAAAGAAGAAGTAAAGGAATACGTAGCCTATCTTTCCTGCATCGAGGTGTACCCCGTAAACTGCCACGTTCTTGAAGTTGAAGTTCTCAAGATTCGGAAGTATGTAATACACGGCGAGGGGCAAATACTTACCAAGGAGCGTCTCCGCCCTCTCGCCAAAATATTTCAGGTCAGGGCTCAGGTGCCCGATAAAAAATATCGAAAGGGTGAAGATGGCACTCAAAGTAGTCGTTGTGAAGGAAGAAAACAGCATGGCAACGGCCGTTAGGATCAGCAGCTCGAGGTAGATCATAAGAGCGACGAAAAGAATCTCCATACGGATGTGCCCGCTCTGCACGAATGTGGTCAAAATGAGGCCAGAGGTCATTGCAAGGTTCGTGAGAAAAATCGTGACGGAAAGCCCCGAGAACTTACCGATCAAGAATGCGAACCGGGACACCGGCTTTGAGACGATAGCGTAAATGGTTTTTTTATCCACCTCTTTGCTGACAAGGGTAATACCGACGAAGATCGCGATAATCGCCCCAAAAATGTGCACGCATGCAAGGCCCACATTTATGACTACTCGCTCGAAATCTCCCAGGGACAACTCGGCGATGAAGTAGGACAGGCCGATCAAAAGGATAGCGAACATGAGGAGGCTGTAAAGTATACGATCCCGGATAGTCTCCCTGAACGTATTGACAGCGATCGTCCCGACGCTCATGCAACTACCCTCCAACCTTTTCTATGAAGAGTTCTTCGAGATTTACCCTTACCGGAATGATGGCCGTTATGTTACCCCTTGCGTCTCGTGCCGCGTCGATCACCCTGTTTGCCGACACTTCAGAGGGAACGTGAAATACGAGGACGTTCCCCCGTAAAAAATGTGATACGAACGAGGCGTTCAATGCAGCGATGAGCTCATCGGTTCTCTCGATCCCCTCAACGCAGATCTCATAGTATTTAATGGCCTCTCGTCCCAAGAGATCACCGATCCTGCCCTCTGCAACCTTTCTCCCTCTGTGAAGAATGCACACTCTGTCGGCAAGGAGTTCAACATCGGAAATTATGTGGGAGCTGAAAAAAACCGTTTTCCCTCTATTTTTCAAATCCCGGATCAGCTCCCTGATCTCCAGCCTTCCGATAGGATCGAGACCGGACATGGGTTCGTCGAGAATCACCAGTTCCGGGTCGTTTATCAGAGCCTGAGCCATCCCTATTCTCTGAAGCATACCCTTCGAAAACTTCCGGAGCTGCAGGTGAATCGCATCTTTCAACCCCACGATCTCCAGTAACTCTTCTGCTCTTCTCTCCCGTTCCCCTTTTTTCAAACCGAAGAGGTTCCCGCAGAACATGAGGATCTCCCAGGCGGTGAGGTATTCGTAAAAATATGGGTGCTCCGGCAGAAACCCTATTCTCTTTTTCTGCTGCACGTTACCGAGTGGCTCATCGAATATCCTCACCTCTCCTTCTGTAGGATATATGATGGAGTTGAGAATCTTAATCGTCGTGGTTTTACCAGCCCCGTTCGGACCCAGGAACCCGTATAGTTCGTTTGTATGCACGGATAGAGATATCCCATCGAGGGCCACAAAGGGCTTGAGAAAAAATCCCATTCGGTAAATTTTTTTCAGTCCCGTAATCTTGATAGCCTCTTCCATCTCAATATTCCCCGCAACGCTTACCTTTTCTTGTAAAGCCGTAATCTCTCTTTTACAATCGAACTCTTCACGTTCCCCGTATCTCTCTCTATATAGTAATACCCCCCAAATGGCTCCTTCGGTATCTCCCCGAGCAAGCCCAGTCTCACCAGATCACCCAAGGTTTCCGGGCTCTTTCCCTTGATATTGCTGTACTCATTTGCGGCGATCTGGAGAAGGTTCAAATCTCTTTCAACGACGACCCGCTTCATCCTGCCCTCGATTTTTTCCCTCAGTACGGGATCTTCAGTCTGATTATACATCTTCTCCAGAAAAGCAAGCGCCGTATCGGGTTTATTCGCCTCAGAAAGCAGCCGCGAGGCCAGAAAAGGGAGATAGGCAGGGGAACCGGGTAACTTGCTCGCCATAATGATGTACTCCGACGCCAGGTCGAATTGCTGGAGATAAAAAAAGTAATTAAAGCCGATATAGAAAGGAAACC contains:
- a CDS encoding ATP-binding cassette domain-containing protein → MKDGFALKVENVSKKYCKSIKRSMLYGIWDIARNTVGLSSHSARLRKGEFWAVDDVSFEMRRGETLGIIGPNGSGKTTLLKMLNGIFWPDRGKISVRGKMGALIAVGAGFHPLLSGRENVYVNAAILGMAKREVDEKLDAIVDFAGIHDFIDVPVKHYSSGMFVRLGFAVAAYCEPDILLIDEVLAVGDEGFQKKCFDKIGEMKKNGMTTLIVSHNMHVISTFAERLILLNGGKVKLFDNVPDGIREYKRLFSDDGETGIEAICTGNENIAFTDIEFNSDVLFPGESFSLSMRYDSGVDYPDVDIDTAIFSDDEKGLYFQATNRAYDKLIDLKKGNHRLEIVIRDIRINDTNGNVSVALWSKGRGELLFWWRIPVEFKGVDYATGRNFLAVTYDITEID
- a CDS encoding ABC transporter permease, whose translation is MKMFTYEPDNSLKKGYLSVFSEIVEDISANRWLTYQLFKRDFISLYKQSFIGVFWSFIIPLVSVGTFVLLNRSGVFAIGPIDAPYAIYGLLGVALWQLFSAGLVSGGDALVKAGSMIVMINFSKKSLVLASQGRSIVAFIIQFSLVLALCVYYRFAPSLNVVFLPLLLLPLIVLSVGLGFIFSLLNAVVRDVGNALSIVMTFLMFITPVLYPKPASGLLALISTYNPLYYLVSVPRDLMLSGTVREKSGYILAVFLSLAVSCFCIIVFHLTETRVTERV
- a CDS encoding ABC transporter permease subunit, whose product is MSVGTIAVNTFRETIRDRILYSLLMFAILLIGLSYFIAELSLGDFERVVINVGLACVHIFGAIIAIFVGITLVSKEVDKKTIYAIVSKPVSRFAFLIGKFSGLSVTIFLTNLAMTSGLILTTFVQSGHIRMEILFVALMIYLELLILTAVAMLFSSFTTTTLSAIFTLSIFFIGHLSPDLKYFGERAETLLGKYLPLAVYYILPNLENFNFKNVAVYGVHLDAGKIGYVFLYFFFYLVLLIFISNFIFSKRDFK
- a CDS encoding ATP-binding cassette domain-containing protein: MEEAIKITGLKKIYRMGFFLKPFVALDGISLSVHTNELYGFLGPNGAGKTTTIKILNSIIYPTEGEVRIFDEPLGNVQQKKRIGFLPEHPYFYEYLTAWEILMFCGNLFGLKKGERERRAEELLEIVGLKDAIHLQLRKFSKGMLQRIGMAQALINDPELVILDEPMSGLDPIGRLEIRELIRDLKNRGKTVFFSSHIISDVELLADRVCILHRGRKVAEGRIGDLLGREAIKYYEICVEGIERTDELIAALNASFVSHFLRGNVLVFHVPSEVSANRVIDAARDARGNITAIIPVRVNLEELFIEKVGG